One Lemur catta isolate mLemCat1 chromosome 15, mLemCat1.pri, whole genome shotgun sequence genomic window carries:
- the LOC123621269 gene encoding LOW QUALITY PROTEIN: deoxyuridine 5'-triphosphate nucleotidohydrolase, mitochondrial-like (The sequence of the model RefSeq protein was modified relative to this genomic sequence to represent the inferred CDS: inserted 1 base in 1 codon): protein MPCSEETAAVSPSKRAXPAEEGNMQLRFAQLSEHATAPTRGSARAAGYDLYSAYDYTIPPVEKAVVKTDIQITLPSGCYGRVAPRSGLAAKHFIDVGAGVIDEDYRGNVGVVLFNFGKEKFEVKKGDRIAQLICEWIFHPEIEEVQVLDDTERGSGGFGSTGKN, encoded by the exons atgCCCTGCTCTGAAGAGACCGCTGCTGTTTCCCCCAGCAAGCGGG AGCCCGCGGAGGAGGGCAACATGCAGCTCCGCTTTGCCCAGCTTTCAGAGCACGCCACGGCCCCCACCCGGGGGTCCGCACGGGCTGCGGGCTACGACCTATACAGTGCCTATGATTACACAATACCACCTGTGGAGAAAGCTGTTGTGAAGACAGACATTCAGATAACTCTTCCTTCTGGGTGTTATGGAAGAGTAGCTCCACGTTCTGGCTTGGCTGCAAAACATTTTATAGATGTAGGAGCTGGTGTCATAGATGAAGATTATAGAGGAAATGTTGGTGTCGTACTGTTTAATTTTGGcaaagaaaagtttgaagtcAAAAAAGGTGATCGGATTGCGCAGCTCATTTGTGAATGGATTTTTCATCCCGAAATAGAAGAAGTTCAAGTTTTGGATGACACTGAAAGGGGTTCAGGAGGTTTTGGTTCCActggaaagaattaa